attataatataaaattgaaaaattggaACATTATACTAATATGAGACTAAAGTTAATATACTCTATTAATATAATTCTTATAGccttgattataataaaattacatggtaaattttttaaaataatattaatcaatgaatttttttactataatattaattaaaaaaacgagaacaatatattaatacatGACTAGAGTTAAGACTCAATTGATATagttttgattataataaaattcacatacttattttgtaataggaaaaaaaaaggatacatatataaaacatcagTGAAGAATAATAAAACGTGTTTGTTATATTCTTGGTTGTATTCTTTgctattttatacttttatgtacttaattttttttatgtttgccGAAATATATGTGTTTTACGAATTACTATAACTGctaattaattatttgtaactattttacttttaaaaaaaataaagtggtAGACAAAATAAAGCGAAAATAGAAAGtgttataaaataacattttgttCATTAATCTctgtttttattaataaaaaatatgtcataaaaagattttttggaaacttataataaaatttatagaattaaCAATATATCTCAATAATCTTCTAAGATTATACAATATCAaaacttttgattttcaaactatttaaaataaaaatgttatttttcatagttatgattattgtttaaaattataaacatttatactattatttgagaagtgaatttgttTACTTGTCATATTATCCATGATTTTAGTCAATTTGATTACTTGTCatcttttccatgattttatGATAAGtctttagtttaattaatattattttttattttttatttgatatatatatatatatatatatatatctatcatGATATCTAAGATAATTAATAACCATTAAACTATtctattgatatatatatatatactattatttaaaataaaaaagcttttaatatataattatcatgatatttatcacatttatttaataaattgatAATAATTATATCTACCAATAATATCGTCATtacttttatcttatatttagtttataattttagtgaCTAAAATCATAGTCAGTTTCactgatttttatttgaaatattgatcaaatacatattattataaaatatctatatgaGTATACTAATTTATCTGAATAAATcggatttttttggtttattcgatTTGATCGCTTAATATACAGAAACATATCCATATACTGTgggtttattaaaataataatcatttGGTTTATTCGGTACTACCAAAtccatattattttctttattttggtttggttcggttttaaatgATTCGGTTTTACTGGATTGAACATCCTAGACTATCGTTATTTTGttaatgtattatatttttgatttttataattctttcaCCGCCGCATGATTTTTTTTCAGTTCAAATACAATGTGTGCtaatttcaaatacaaattttctaatttaattattactattagaaaagattttgattaaaaatctacatcacatatataaaaataaaactatgaaacaaaagaacataatttaatatattgattactaatatgaatattgaagttttataatttataataatttgaaatttgtatctaatttaattattttattttgttaaaaaaacattagaattaaaaaaatgttaggTATACAGATATATTAATTCTTACAGGCTGCACAACATCAACTAGTATAGTATTAAATGCTGATATTGATCGATGTTTTCCCCTGAGAAATCAGTTTTATCattcagaaacaaaaagaaagctTAAATTACAGacattatatgatatatatatatatataaaacaaaactatataGGCATATATCATATCTTTTCCATGGTAGTtagtataaattataaatatataattacagaaaaacatgttttcaaaataatacattttcaaGGCAAAATGTATAGAAGGAACACATTAGTCAACATAGAAACTATTCTAAACGGTAAAATACTGattgcttttgtttttatattttttactttttgccgtaaaactaatttttaaaattttaagttttgttaaTAATACACTATGTAAACTTTAGTTTTCATTTCTTGAAGTGGTATTAAGatacttaaaagaaaaaatattttgaaacaacaaatGGGTAAtagaaaatgtttggaagaaAACAAGAGCGATGGACCAATGAAAAAGACAGGTTTGGATCGGAAACGAGTGGTCGGGTGGTCGCTTCAAAGTGTCGTAACTCTCACACTGTCACGTGCGCGCACGTGCTAACCCTCTTTTACTGTGCTCTATAAGAGAAAATATCTACCAATCAATCCACATCAGATGTGGACGACAATGGAATAGCAAAAAGATGGCAAACACTGTGCTCTTTTGAAAAATACGATACCAACAAAacatcaataaaatatatacactgtttagataattatataaaatcaatTATATCTTGTAAAATGTAACATTTAATAATTGTAATTTGTCAAAAGGTATTAAAAACACACCAAACTCTCTCTAGAAAACCCTAGCCGCCAGGGGCTTCCTCCCTTGGCCTTCTCCTCCTTCGCCATGGATTCCGGTCAGTTGATGGAGCCTAACCCTCCAGAACCTCCCGATCCACCCTCATCTCCCGTTAGAACCTCTAACATATCCTTCTCTCCCGTTAAAGCTCTCATCCTCTACAAATCTCATATCATCAATGGAGTTTTATTTTTGGACAGATCTGTCTTTTCCAAGAGACCtttcatctcatctttccatctCGTGTTACCGTCCTCTGCTTCAGAACCATTCATGAGTCCAGATTTAAATATGAAGCTTTCTCAGATCTCAGTGTATTCTGCCTCTGGAGTTCTTTGGCTTTCCATCTCCTCTATGATTTTGGTCCTAAGAAGCTCTTCTACTTCAGTCCCGGTGGCTGGTTTGTTGGTGCTTGGTTTGGGTTCCTCCAATGGCCTTATTACTGCGGAATGCGGTCTCTTTTTATGAGTTTCTTTGTCTCCCGTCGAAGTCACTGTATGTTTTACCTCACAGCTTGTCAATCTGGTTGTAGCTTCGTGCACGGGTTGCTCGGCCCTCATCACCACCTCATGCTTCATTCATCTCCCAACAATCCAGGTTGTATCTCCGAGATTTTCAAACTTATTCACTGGTGTTGGGTTGATTGTTCTGGAGTGTTCTCCTGGTCTGTCCCTAGCCTTGGTGCGGCCATTTACTGCAGTATGCAGTCTCTTTACTGCTTTATGCAGTTCTGCCTGTGTTATATTGAAGTACTTTTGCATTCTGTTGTGGCAGCTTGATGTAGTTATGTCTGACATTTCAATTCCTTGGGTCTTGTTTGTCGACATTTACTGCTCTATTTCCTCCTCTATGGAGTGTGTTCCCCTTCCAATTTCATCATCTACTTTAAGTGGTTTTGTTTCAGGAAGTAAAACGTTTAAGATTAGAGATACTTCAGATATTGAAGATCTAATCAAAGGCTCATCAAAATGGTGTTCAATCGCCTATGTGTGTGTAGCCATTTCAAGGATTGTCAATTGTGCACTTGCTACTGTTTCAATCTCAGGAATTATATCACTGAATGTGGTCTTTAATTCTCAAGGCTTACTTTCACCTTGCAGCTTGGTTGTTAGGACTAGAGGACTTCTCCACGCCATTAGTTGTTTAAGTGTTTTGTATGCTTCTATCCTTCTTTGCTTCATTGTAATTGTTGTTTGTTTGGCCAGGATGACTTTGTTATTATGTTCTGTAAACACTTTTTCCTTAAATGGAGAGTAAGAATCTATAAAATTTTAggtttgtccaaaaaaaaataatagtaatttgtCCTTACTTATTCTCATATGCGAATTTAGAAATTAAGCTGTAGACAATTGATACACATCTGATTTCTCATGTGGGTTTAATTAATCTAGTTTGTTTTTGAAGGAATTGTATTTATTGGTAAAAACACTAGAGGGAAAGCAAAAGAAGAGAATGTTGGAAGCTAGACCCCAAAACATACTAACAAACAAGAATGCTTTTGTTTGTTTCCAAGAAGATTAATGTTGTGGTTGTATCTTTTTGTCTGAACATCCATGAAATGGGGGACGTGTAGCTCTTTCTTGCGTTCATCTTTTATGCCGTTCATCTTCATGTCACGTTAAAGGGTATAATTCTTTAACTTTTTCTTGTTGCTCAATGACCTGTTTTCCAAAAGTTGCAGATACAAACTAGGATTGAGAGGAGATACAgataagaccatctccaacggtttactctattttagagtggttttaactctaaaatagagtagaGTTTCTCTTCAATAGTTTACTCTATATTAAACTCTAAAAAAGaacattcttaaatattttattttttattttatgactaatatattttacttacaaaatttacaaattgatcttttatattttatttttcacaaagtttttataaattatatatttatatcaaaaatttattatcttaaaaactacattacattatattaaaacataacacATTTAACTTAAACATCACCAATAGTGTATTTTTCTCACAAATGATCAATTAACGAATTTCGAAGCGTAAAATGAGcttctttatttttgatttttctaaaTCGACCAACTGAGCAGGAAGACCATATGCTAACATCCGAAATGCGGCCGCTATTTTTTTGCAGAGACGATAATCCAACCCGGCATGCATCCATATTTTGTGTGAAGTAGTTGTCATAACTTTCAACGGCTTCAATTACACGAAGGAATAGAGGACGCGACATACGATATCTCCTACGAAACATAACATCATTGTACACCGGCGTCTCCGAAAAGTAATCGTTGAACAATCTATAACTTGGTGATCAAACAACATTGGTTATCAATaccttaaaagaaaaaaatactgaatttttggaACAACTAAAGAAGACAAGAGCACAGCGAAAATATCACTTGGAAATTCAAAAGAAGAATTATGCTTTGAATGAGCTGaaggaagaaaacaaatatttattgtgTGACTTGAATTCAATGCAAGATCTAGAACTTCGTGCATATTTTCAAGAGGAACGAACacgaattttataaaaaaaaacatggtcaACAACATGAACAAGAAGTTACTCCTTCATCTACCTCATTTAGACAATACTTTAACAATCTTGGTGGATTTGGAGGTAATTTACCAAAACATTAAATCACAATTatctatgattttaattttatgttatgtTGCTTATTTCTAATttcaatatttgttttctttggctaattttataaaattatttttaattttaatgcttgttttctTTGGCTAATAACAATAAGTTTCAAACGTTTGTATATTGTGTTGAAAAGAATTATGTGTTGTTTGCATAATTAAATTACACAAatagttagaaaataaaaagattaaaaataaaaggactaaagtataaataaaaaagtttcactttataatagagtaagaaatatagttactccaaatatagagtaaaaatgaGTTACACTATTttagagtggggttggagaagactttactctataatagagtttggtgtagaaaatagagtggggttggagatacCCTAACTCAACTCATACGTTGATCGTGatatcaaggtatttacgtgatttatttataaaaaatagttatatatggagttttttttacttttgcaCATGCCCCAACAAAAATATGAACCGGGTTAGTTTTCAGCCATTAGACTATATATCATGGATATTCGAGgttattttctattttgtatgagacataaaatctttataaatgaatgttaaatttgttcAGATTACTCCATTTAGCAAGAAGTGAACCATATACTCATTTGCCTGAGAGTATTTTGCTTCAACTCTGCCCCTTACTGAATCAATGCAGTTGCGTATGTGCTTGTCAACATAAGCAATCATGAGGGTCGGCTCGTGAGATGGTTATCCATGTTGTATGCTATTTCTCTCTCGCCACGCTATTTATACTGCAGATTGAAAAACCGTGTGAACCAAGAACCCTCGTGTGCCATCCAAATAGAGTCTGCTGTAGATTCTGGCTCCAGTCATTCGAATAATTGTGATTTAGCAAGTTTCTTGTGAGGTTAATCCAAATAAACTCAGAGTCAGGACACGGAAAAATAAGCGGTTTCTTGTTTCGATGGTGTTAGTGCAAAAATGCAACCACAATTAAGTAATGCAGAAGATAAATCAAGAGACAAAATAGATACAAGCAaacatttatgttttattagaaATCGTCTAAAAAATCTATTATAAGACTTTCTTAATCAGCTTTACACAgtgtagatcctaaaatctacactaagcaTTTGATAGTGTTTGATTGTAAAAACTAGGGAAGAAATAACGTGTGCAACGATATCCTCAGAACACAACGATATAATCAGGTCTGAGTCGTCGAAAATGGACTATATTCGTAGGTCGAATATCATAGAGATATCGGGAGAAGGAAGGACCGTGACTGAACTCGGGATCGAGCTGCCTAGGTACCCGTCAAGGGATCAAGTCTAAACGTAGTTCAGTTATCATTATCTCGAAAAAGATGTCGGTTTCACTGGTCTCGAGCGTGACATCGGCTTCTTCGGTTCTCGAGAGAGACATTGGTTTATCTCTTACCATCTTGGACGAGAGGTCGTTTGAGTTTGGTCGGGTAGTCTTTAAGAACTTAGGGTTCAATATCGGTGAACAAGGACTCATGTCTTGTTTGTGTAGTGGAGAGAATTCGACGTCGTGTTCATTACATAGACGTCATCGGGATGGTGGTGAAGAATGATATGGTCTCAGGTGGTTGATGCTCTATCCCCCAATAAGCCATAATCCTCTTTAATTAAATAGGAAGATCGGGAAGAATTGTATTCATGGTCGTGAGCCCTCGTGAGCTCCAAAAGTGGGATCCTTGTGAAGATAAATTTTATAGGACTTTCTCTTCATATTATTTTGTTGTTACACGTGCTCCTCATCTTCAGCTTTGACTTATTCTCACGTTGAATGAGGCCGAGATTCTAGGAGGTCGACAACTAACATATTTGACCTTATATAGAATAGTAATCAACACCCAATATTAATGGAAGAGATTTGTACCAAATCTCGGTCCAACACACATCTTGTTAACACCCTAACAACTGCTACTGAAAGATTCATAATCTACCCAAAGTTGTATATCCGTCGTCGTATGCTTCAACGTCTGCTTCATCACGACCCAAGAATACTCTAATGAATTTTCATCCTTCCTCTATAATAATAACCCAGTGTCTTATGGAATACACAAGCCTCCatagctattttatagtgaTCTCCACGTTCCCAAAACCCTTTATCCAAGAAACATAGATATGGACAATTTCCATAGAAATaagtacactttttttttttggaattgtcCTTATTATTCTAGGCACAAACTTGTTCCCCAAGTTTATCTGTTGCATTTTCTCCACGGTATAAACTTGCTCTTCAAATTTATCCCACACCAGCTCAACATCTTGCATCCACATGGTCTCCACCACTCCGCATGCCTCCTCTGACACACACTGCATCATCAACTACTTCAACAACTATGTAAAGACATAAACCCTCGAGTTTATCATTTTCCAGCTATAACATCTTGCATCCAGACCGGCCCTGAGAAAGTTCAAAACAACATAGACCGGGagcacaaaaaaaatttagggcCTGTTAGCTAATTAAgttacacaaaattttaaaaaaatcttggccgaaaaattcatatatttttttagggCCGGAAACTTATGCTTCCATGGCTTCTGTCCAGGGCCGCTACTGCTTGCATCCACATGGTCTTTACCACTTTGCATGTCTCATGTATTAAAGACTAATGCATCTAGTATAAGTGACTTTGTCGTCTAGTTAGTCATAAAAGACTATTAACATCTACGAGCTCCGATTTACATCTTCAAATGGAAGTGTTGCAGAGAGTGCATATTGTATGAAACAAAATTACAATAGTCAGCATGTAAAGCTTGAGTTATTTCGGAGGGAAAATAGAAATGATAAAGTCATTTACAACTCTCCGTACCTACCAGAGTCATAGACctgtttttatttacatattttttgttatctttcttccaaaaatcattgttatgaGCTATGGGTGTCGCGTTTGATACTTAGAATTAGATTTGGTGTGTACTTCTGGCTAGAGACATGTATACGTAGTCAGGTATTAATATGTGATTCTCTTATCCCAACTGCACCAAGTTAATGACGAAGAACAGAATCACATGGAAGGAGACCAAGAAAATGACTGTAGGAAATATCAAGATAACACCATTAATTGCCTGTGGATTTGTCATTAACCAACCTAACTCCACCAAATCATTAACTTCCAATAGTGTGCCCAGGCAGACATGATGCATAAACCTTgtcttctttccatttatccCTATAAATTATACTCATAATGTGATCGACAATATTACTTTATAAGGATAACGATTGATCCATCTCAAACCGGTCAATGTCATCGTCTTGTTTTCTATATGTGTCTAGTCTCCCTCACCATGTGAATATCTAACAAATTGTTTGTTAGCTAGCCAGCAGGTAAGATATATAATGGGCTTAAAACTAAGATGGGCCTAAATATCTAAACAAGTTTAAGCCCAACTTGATCTGCTTTAATTTCGTAAAGGCAAGTAATGTCGTCCTCGTCGTCGTTCTAATATTTTCTCTCCATCTCTCGTCAATGGCGACGGAGTCGCCGAGCTCCGTTCGGAAAAGTGAGTAATTGATTCGTCGTATACGAAGATGTTGAATCTATTGTTATTTGATTAGTAGCTTTGTATACTCTTTCACGGCGCCGATTTGATCatatctgttttgtttttttttttggtcacagTTGTTGTTCATCTAAGAGCTACAGGAGGTGCTCCAATACTGAAACAAAATAAGTTCAAGGTAGCTTATTCTCGAATCAATCACATTCTTTCCTTAGGGAATTATCAACTTTTGATTTGAGTTGTGACTTGAGATTAGGGTTCTTATTGTGTTTATTCAAACCTTCCACTAGTGACATACAACATTGTAAATCTTGGGTTGGATCATTTGTGTTAAGGATCTGGTACTGAGATAATGAGTTGAATCTATGATATATGTGAGTGTTTGACTATGGAAGTTCGTTTCTTCATTGGCttcttttgttatttaatcGGATCCGGATCATATCTAAGATGCCTTCATAGATATGTAATTAGTTTTTGATATATCTTGTTGAGAATGTTTCTTTGATATGGTTGGAGAGTTTACATGTGTGGTGGTGGTCTGCTTTGTGTTGGCGTCAGATTTCAGGGACGGATAAGTTTGCTAAAGTGATTGACTTTCTAGGAAGGCAGCTTCACTCTGACTCATTGGTGATCATTTTTAATCAAATCCATCTTTTTGTGTGTTGTTCTCTTTTGAAACACTGTACTGATGATATCTTTTCTTCGGTGTTTGTAAGTTTGTGTATGTAAACAGTGCTTTCTCGCCAAACCCTGATGAATCAGTAATTGATCTATACAATGTAAGTATTTTTTCCATCTACTTCTTCCACTGGGCTTTTCTCTCCTGCACTATGCTTCGGAAATTAGTTCTACATCATTCCATCTCTTTTGGCTTTAGCCCTGGCTTGTTTTTAATCTTTAGCTTCTTCtctttgctctgtttttttttttttcctggaaGAAGACGTTATAAGCTTAAAGATTGTTTGTAAAAAAATTGCAGAACTTTGGGATAGATGGGAAACTGGTGGTGAACTATGCTTGTTCCATGGCATGGGGATAAAAACCGAGGATGTACTTCACATGCATCATCAGAGCTATGAAGTTGGGCATCATGTCCAATGATGGGATCTGCAAAAGATGATGCTGCTGTGCTACTTTGTTTGCTAGGATAATCGAAAGTGTAGTTGGAAACTTgtttgtacattcattggaaatggctttttcatcttttatttttcacttCAGAATATATACATTACAAAATGCAACGATTTTAAGGGGCGGTTTCTCTATCATACGTTACTCGCTagtagggctgggcaaataaacgaACCCGAAAACCTGAActgaatccgatccgataaaaatgaatccgaactcgacgtaaataccgaatggatcttgttctACGGTATTTCGGGTTACGGGTATTatccaaaccgaatccgaacatAAATGgatacccgatagaacccgaaagaTTTCAAAACATGAtttcaattcctaatatgtatctaagatacaataaaatattattgaacgtctaaaataattatctattacacgaagattgatggttgaaggtggcggttgaaacttgaagtttttagattttggttttgttttcattgaataatgttttttatttcatgagaaattggttttcgttttatgctctcatttatttggttttctttttatcaataactatgtttgccttcgtttgattttgaatgatcacgtttgatgtttttttcttatttttgaattgattttacttatgttttgattACAAAATAGATATAAATCAAGTACTTTTAAACCaaagaaccgattgggacccgtaTCCGAAAGTTTAATaggttgtaccggttctttgaagatttattaACCCCGATCCGAACCGGATAGAATCTGAACCGGTTCTGAACCGAATTTTCATATAACCCGAATGtagttgattttgataaacctaaaaaaccgaaatccgattgggaccccgaatgccccaTGCCTACTCGCTAGTTTAGTgtaaaactgaaccgaaccggtCTCTTAAccgaaaaaaaactaataagaagGTTACGTGGAGGGGGGGGGGGATCTGTATGCGatgtaaaaatagaaattgtTATAAAAGCAACCGATtatgttgaaaatataaagatgtgGGGCCcactgcactatttgcacagtgaatttattttctatatatacaaACGTTTTCGTTCGTTGTAAGGCACACCTcaacttctcttctctctaataATAAACACTCTCTATCAGTGTTATaaattctacgggtataaattttgcccttatttaaattcccgcgatacaataaaatttcagttctttttataacacgttatcagcacgatcgttctctaaattggtaaaatttatttgtatcatttataccctgcgATGGGGGCGGGAGGATTATGATCTGTATGCGATGGGAGTAAATCACGGCTTGTAAAAATCGAAATTGTTATAAAAGTAGCCGATtatgttgaaaatataaagatgtgggatccgctgcactatttgcacagtgaatttcttttctatatatacgaacgttttCGTTCGTTGTAGGGCACACCTCAACTTCTCTTCGTTCTAATAATAAACACTCTCTATCAGTGTTATaaattctacgggtataaatttttcccttatttaaattcccgcgatacaataaaattccagttctttttataacacgttattaGCACGATCGTTCTCTAaattggtaaaatttatttgtatcatttataccctactataatggtcggtataccgcatctactattatttatatcatgttataatggtcggaataccgcctatattatttattagtaatttaataaatttattggtcggccgagccgccttatattttgtttattatttattggtcggccgaaccgccttatattctgtttattattttttggtaggccgagccgccttatattctgtttattattaattggtaggccgagccgccgtataatttatttattactctgcattgaccggctgagccgtcgcatgatttgttgtcatatcataaatattttattgccataattttttacttttatgaaattttatagatttgattgaccgtttattacgatattttcagactgatttttggtgcactcgatttaacaccaacggtcacaaagaaatcttttcaaaaaattttcctttctcaaacggtcatgaacagtgattttcatctataaatacaactcattttcactttatttcctcatccaaaacatttcatcttctctcaaaaactTTCAAATCGCCCTCCTCCgatttttctatttaaagaaagatgattcgggcacttttgtttttatgtgtcatttgtgtttctatttacgGTTTATctgttggagaatttactccgggagaatttaagatgaatatcggtttacttttctttacatcgcttctcattgtaattgcttgcatgattaatgtaaacggttcattttaatatgaataatattctaataatttttatttatgtgtttagaaatacaaatggcaaaaatcaagaaacttcagtttccggcattggaagtaactgggacaaactacacggcatgggttacaaacatggagcttcatctagattccGAGAAAATACTCGAAACAATAAAAGAAggcaatatatcaacctctcatgaaaaggctaagaccgtgatatttctgagaaggcatctagatgaaaatcttacgcatgattatgcgagaaccaaagatcccttagatctatggaaagctctgaaggagaggtttgataaccaaaagaaaattactctcctccatgcactcgatgagtggaaaaatctacgatttcaagattttgaaaaagtggaaacgtACAATTCTGCTGTATTGAGAATAGCggcgcaattagattattgcgg
This region of Brassica napus cultivar Da-Ae chromosome C5, Da-Ae, whole genome shotgun sequence genomic DNA includes:
- the LOC106377041 gene encoding ubiquitin-like protein ATG12B — its product is MATESPSSVRKIVVHLRATGGAPILKQNKFKISGTDKFAKVIDFLGRQLHSDSLFVYVNSAFSPNPDESVIDLYNNFGIDGKLVVNYACSMAWG